In Besnoitia besnoiti strain Bb-Ger1 chromosome I, whole genome shotgun sequence, the genomic window CACTTTCACAATACCCGAGCCGACAAGCTACACAATCTCTCGAGAACTTCACTGGAGAGAGAAATCTATTTCGTGCCAGCTCTGTCTTTCTCCGTTTCGATTGTTTCAGGGAACCAGGAATTGCTTTTTATCTTTTCTTTCCCCTCGCCTTCTTGGttggctgctgcctctcgtCGCGCTGTGTTTCATCCACATTGCGGCGCGTCCTGCCGCGCTCTCTGGAGACAAGGCAGAACTCGTCGGAAGGTGTGACGCAACTCCAAGATGGCGTTTTGCCTCTGTTCtgttcttctctcctcgctctccgcgtgtGACGCGACGTCTCTTCGCACGTCGTCCCCATGTGTTGGTGCCCCCTCCCGCACCTCTGGCGGGTttgagacgcggcggcgggcaccCCGCGTGAAGTTGCTTCTCTCTATGGCGGTGCTTGTGCTGCTctgcgcttttctctctcgtgtcGTGCTCTCGAGTGACAgtgccggcgctgctgcgtctgcgccctcgtctggcgacgctgcgcaCATTCCCTTCCCGGTGTGGATTCCGCCGCGCTCTTTTGAGCCGACGTCGCTcatgcttctctctctgggtctcgtcagcagcgcgagcttcACCATCTACCGCATCCGCTACTCCGCGCACGAGCGCAGCCTGTTGCAGGAACTGGTTCACGCGGCCGTTGCATCTGTCTTCCTGGGGCTCGCCGTCGGGTTCCTCCTGCTCAGCTGGGGAGTCTACTACTGACCCGGCAGCCTGCTGAACGCGCGACGCAGGTTCAGCCGCTGCCACAATACACTCCTATACTTATATATTGATGTACGTCAATCTACGTATCTGTCTTTCTATTCATCTCTCCATATACATGTGCAAATCTTTGCATGCAGGTatctgcgcgaggcgtctgtGGCTGGTTTCCACGTATGCGCTGCGTTCGACGGAGAGTTGTGGCGCTGAGGCGTGCGAGCGTCGTTCGAGTCTGTTTGCGAGCCTTttgccgcggagagagacttCAGAGGCGCCAGCCGCTCTCAGACGAAGTGGCAGCGAGCGTATTTCTGTGTTTAGGGAAGGGGGCACATGTTCTAGAGAGTGGGCGATGAGAGGCCGGTCTGCGTGGATTTTCAAGGCGGCAGGAAAGAAAGTCGCATGAGGGCAGCAGAAGCGTCTCAGGATAGAAGCAGgtggggaggcgggggggtCGTGGGGCGAACCCTGAGGGAAGAGCAGCGTAGGTGCTGTCTCAGGAAGAGGAAAGCTTGTCTCAGAAACTGTGTTTTGGAAATCCGAGACGCGACGACGCATGATGCACTGCGTCCTGCttccgcagcgagagactTGGGGGCAGGACGAAAGGCCCGAACCCACGTGAGCGAGGCGCGGTTTAAACTCATCGCGTCGGGTTTTACCGGAACGCAACGCACACTCACCTCTGTGTGCATTCAAGTCGACCGCGCAGAAAAcgccgaagagagagagaaggcaccGAGCGGGAGCCGCGCCAGGTTCAAGGAGGCGTCTCTCCCAGCGGTCTGAGCGTTCCTCTCACGCAGTTCTAGTTGCAGCGCGTCCTGCAGCGTGCAGGCGTGCGCTTGAGCACTCGAGAGCCGCGGGAGGctttccgcggctgcgctgtaGGCTCGGatgcgcctcgcgtcctcaGATTTCCGCGTCAAGCGCCGCCTGTCGCCCCTGACTACTGCGTTGAGCGTCGCCGGGAGGCGATGACCGGCCGCGCCAAGATTTGCCGCAGTCTCGAGCCCCAGCCGCCGATTCCCtcttcgcgtgcggcgcgtctcggcgaACAGAGACATCTTCCGAAGCGGGTTTGaacgctgcggctgcgtgggCAGCCTCCCACAATGCGTCTTCACGTGCCGCGTGGGGCGTGCtacagcgaggcgagggcggaagAGGGGCGAATGCCGAGGGCCTGAAACGAGCGCCTTGGCCGCCCGCCCCGTCCGACGCGTCACCGTGGAAGGCTTTAACGAatcggagacgacgcgcctggcgcgcaggggactctgcgtcgccgtcgcctggcgACCTCGGCGCGGACTCGCAGATGCTCGCGGAGCCCTCTGTGGCTTTCTCGATAGGCACCAGGCCGAAGGAGTCTTCGTTCGCGTCGGCGAAACTGCGTGACGAGCTggccgcgggagaggcgtcctccgcgagggtgcgccgcgtgccgcg contains:
- a CDS encoding hypothetical protein (encoded by transcript BESB_005320), with the translated sequence MAFCLCSVLLSSLSACDATSLRTSSPCVGAPSRTSGGFETRRRAPRVKLLLSMAVLVLLCAFLSRVVLSSDSAGAAASAPSSGDAAHIPFPVWIPPRSFEPTSLMLLSLGLVSSASFTIYRIRYSAHERSLLQELVHAAVASVFLGLAVGFLLLSWGVYY